In Nostoc sp. CENA543, a single genomic region encodes these proteins:
- a CDS encoding nucleoside hydrolase, translating into MNKQLVLMDHDGGVDDYLATMLLLTMEHIELLGVVVTPADCYVQPAVSATRKIIDLMGFSHIPVAESTVRGINPFPRLYRRDSLIVDHLPILNQNEFLTTPLVKQTGQDFMVQVLREAPEPVTLMVTGPLTTVAVALEKAPDIESKIAKIVWMGGALNVPGNVEKSLEAGQDGSAEWNVYWDAVSAAQVWETQIEIIMCPLDLTNNVPVTSDLVQKMGKQRHYPISDLAGQCYALVIPQDYYFWDVLATAYLGRPELYELREWETEIITSGISQGRTKIVSGGKRILAMDKVDKDAFYSYILQQWAR; encoded by the coding sequence ATGAACAAACAACTAGTATTAATGGATCACGATGGCGGTGTAGACGACTATCTGGCGACTATGCTGCTGTTGACAATGGAACATATTGAACTTCTCGGTGTTGTCGTTACACCCGCCGATTGTTACGTACAGCCAGCCGTTAGTGCTACACGCAAGATTATAGATTTGATGGGATTTTCTCACATCCCCGTAGCAGAAAGTACGGTACGCGGTATTAATCCTTTTCCGCGTTTATATCGTCGTGATTCGCTGATTGTGGATCATTTGCCAATTCTCAATCAAAACGAGTTTCTCACAACACCTTTAGTTAAACAAACAGGTCAAGATTTTATGGTGCAGGTGTTACGAGAAGCACCAGAACCAGTCACACTCATGGTAACAGGGCCACTGACAACTGTAGCTGTAGCCTTAGAAAAAGCACCAGATATTGAATCTAAAATTGCCAAAATTGTCTGGATGGGTGGTGCTTTAAATGTTCCTGGGAATGTGGAAAAAAGTTTAGAAGCTGGGCAAGATGGTTCAGCCGAATGGAATGTTTATTGGGATGCTGTTTCGGCGGCGCAGGTATGGGAAACCCAAATAGAAATTATTATGTGTCCTTTGGATTTAACTAATAATGTGCCTGTGACATCAGATTTAGTCCAAAAAATGGGCAAACAACGCCACTATCCCATTTCTGATTTAGCAGGGCAATGTTATGCCTTAGTAATTCCCCAAGATTATTATTTCTGGGATGTGTTAGCAACCGCTTATTTAGGAAGACCAGAACTTTATGAATTACGGGAGTGGGAAACAGAAATTATTACTAGTGGTATTAGTCAAGGTCGCACGAAAATTGTTTCTGGAGGCAAACGAATTTTAGCTATGGATAAAGTTGATAAAGATGCTTTTTACAGTTATATTTTGCAGCAATGGGCAAGATAG
- a CDS encoding GNAT family N-acetyltransferase: MDAISFREANIDDDATIARHFFQLWLDNGVAEASIQANWLETTVQFIDHARQTLAYTAFLAEINGNIVASAGCQLFAGLYPHVLTQQQRKYGYIWGVYVEPEYRQQGIAKSLTKMAIAHLQSLNCTSAILHASPAGQPIYSSLGFKPSNEMRLDIACNS, from the coding sequence ATGGATGCTATCAGCTTTAGAGAAGCTAACATCGATGATGATGCAACTATTGCGCGGCATTTTTTCCAGCTATGGCTTGATAATGGTGTTGCGGAAGCATCCATTCAAGCTAATTGGCTAGAAACAACTGTGCAATTTATTGATCATGCTAGACAGACACTAGCTTACACAGCCTTTCTAGCAGAAATAAACGGAAACATTGTTGCTTCCGCAGGATGTCAACTATTTGCTGGATTGTATCCCCATGTTCTCACCCAACAGCAAAGAAAATATGGATACATTTGGGGAGTTTATGTAGAGCCAGAATATCGTCAGCAAGGAATTGCTAAATCACTCACAAAAATGGCGATCGCCCATCTCCAATCCCTCAATTGCACTAGCGCAATTCTCCATGCTTCTCCTGCTGGACAGCCAATTTATAGTAGTTTGGGATTTAAACCCAGCAATGAAATGCGCTTAGATATTGCTTGCAATTCCTAA
- a CDS encoding HEAT repeat domain-containing protein, with translation MDKRFFNLFNLTEEQAIALLDTPLDQLSEDDSRYVAAAHLVNFPTEQSINALIRAVQQTDPSLDNRIVRRKSVETLGRLKATAALPIIRTCLSDDDCYTVENAVWAIGEIGTDDLDLLEEVAQLLEKPGQTYRVIIHTLTKFNYQPALERIRKFVDDHDPPTASAAIAGVCRLTQDYSQMNKVVAMLRHSNVLGRRLSIQDLMDARYYDAIPNIARCPVSLVFRLRGIRTLAEAGIASGAITFTTIQPHLEQTLYDHPQSLDLVHSYNQLPELSVLIRGLYETDFGRCYLASKTILEHYAEAAPEALFATYAAEASNDYGAHFHVVKLFGWLKHHPAYDLLMEALHNKQPQFQKSRAAAAIALGELGDSRAIPELKACLETKIWDLKYAALMSLEKLGDTTAHQQAAQDSDWLVAAKALITLENQEKTA, from the coding sequence ATGGATAAACGTTTTTTTAATTTATTTAATCTCACAGAAGAACAGGCGATCGCACTTTTAGATACTCCTTTAGACCAATTAAGTGAGGATGATTCGCGGTATGTGGCGGCGGCTCATTTGGTAAACTTTCCCACGGAACAGTCAATTAATGCACTGATTCGGGCTGTGCAGCAAACTGACCCTAGTTTAGATAATCGCATTGTGCGCCGGAAATCAGTGGAAACTTTGGGGCGGCTCAAAGCTACTGCGGCTTTACCTATAATTCGCACTTGTTTGAGTGATGATGATTGCTACACAGTGGAAAATGCTGTGTGGGCGATTGGAGAAATCGGTACAGATGACCTTGATTTATTAGAAGAAGTAGCGCAGTTACTAGAAAAACCAGGGCAAACCTATAGAGTAATAATTCATACACTGACTAAATTTAATTATCAACCTGCTTTAGAAAGAATTCGCAAATTTGTGGATGATCATGATCCACCTACCGCTAGTGCAGCGATCGCGGGAGTTTGTCGTCTGACTCAAGACTATTCTCAGATGAATAAGGTTGTAGCGATGTTACGACACTCCAATGTTTTGGGGCGGCGGTTATCTATCCAAGATTTGATGGATGCGCGTTACTATGATGCCATCCCTAATATTGCTAGATGTCCAGTTTCCCTGGTGTTTCGGTTACGGGGCATTAGAACTTTAGCAGAAGCGGGAATTGCTAGCGGGGCAATTACATTTACTACCATTCAACCCCATTTAGAACAAACATTATACGACCATCCCCAAAGTTTAGATTTAGTCCATAGTTATAATCAACTACCAGAATTGTCAGTTTTAATACGTGGATTATACGAGACTGACTTTGGACGTTGCTATTTAGCCAGCAAAACTATTTTGGAACATTACGCCGAGGCTGCACCGGAGGCTTTATTTGCTACCTATGCCGCAGAAGCTAGTAATGATTATGGGGCGCACTTCCATGTGGTGAAACTATTTGGCTGGTTGAAACATCACCCAGCTTATGATTTACTGATGGAAGCCTTGCATAACAAACAACCACAGTTTCAAAAATCACGGGCGGCGGCGGCGATCGCGCTTGGTGAACTAGGTGATTCACGGGCAATTCCCGAACTGAAAGCCTGTCTCGAAACTAAAATCTGGGATTTAAAGTATGCAGCTTTGATGTCACTGGAAAAACTGGGCGATACCACTGCACACCAACAAGCAGCACAAGATAGTGATTGGTTGGTTGCAGCCAAAGCTTTAATCACCTTAGAAAACCAAGAAAAGACAGCCTAA
- a CDS encoding phosphotransferase, with protein MGFCDEKMGFLGDALDRVRVEECFRECLAIAKNCRVQNVRVIRHKLGRRCLIEYVLINDVGEVIRLIGKVRAKGTDFYSYELQKSLWESGFGDDSSDGISVPEPVGIIPEWQMWLQRQVEGEISTQFLSRNNGIFPAQLIAEAAHKLHQANIPPRRSHTMSDELRILHERIPLVMQQYPQWQTRLERILAASDNLGANTPEAKRCGIHRDFYPDQVIVNNSRLYLLDLDLYCAGNPALDIGNFIAHIQEYSLRTFGNFQVLQNYENALITRFLQLAGKEFLPAIQDYITLTLVRHIYISSQFPERLPFTEVLLNLCEQRLKIISDL; from the coding sequence ATGGGTTTTTGTGATGAGAAGATGGGTTTTTTGGGGGATGCGCTGGATCGGGTGCGGGTGGAGGAGTGTTTTAGAGAGTGTTTGGCGATCGCTAAAAATTGTCGTGTGCAGAATGTGCGGGTGATTCGTCATAAGTTGGGGCGGCGTTGTTTGATTGAGTATGTGTTGATTAATGATGTTGGGGAAGTGATTAGATTAATTGGGAAGGTGCGAGCTAAGGGGACGGATTTTTATAGTTATGAGTTGCAGAAGTCTCTGTGGGAATCGGGATTTGGTGATGATAGTTCTGATGGAATTTCTGTACCTGAACCTGTGGGGATAATTCCTGAATGGCAAATGTGGTTACAGCGTCAGGTTGAGGGGGAAATTTCTACTCAATTCCTCTCAAGAAATAACGGTATTTTTCCGGCTCAACTTATTGCTGAAGCTGCTCATAAGTTGCACCAAGCTAATATTCCTCCCCGTCGTTCTCATACTATGTCTGATGAACTGCGAATTTTGCATGAGCGTATTCCATTGGTCATGCAACAATATCCACAATGGCAAACTCGTTTAGAACGGATATTAGCGGCTAGCGATAATTTAGGGGCAAACACACCAGAGGCAAAACGTTGTGGTATTCATCGTGATTTTTATCCTGATCAAGTGATTGTTAATAATTCTCGTTTATATCTCCTTGACTTGGATTTATATTGTGCAGGTAATCCAGCACTTGATATTGGTAATTTCATCGCTCATATTCAAGAATATAGTCTGCGTACCTTTGGTAACTTCCAAGTGTTGCAAAATTATGAAAATGCTCTCATTACAAGATTTTTACAACTAGCAGGCAAGGAATTTTTACCCGCAATTCAAGACTACATCACTCTCACTTTAGTCAGACATATTTATATCAGTAGCCAATTCCCAGAACGTCTTCCTTTTACTGAAGTATTATTAAATTTATGCGAACAACGCCTCAAGATAATTAGTGATTTATAG
- a CDS encoding phycobiliprotein lyase codes for MDAMEFFQLSSGKWRSQRTTHHLAFKRTEAGESEIQVQALAADDPQVIAICQLHEVDPQLAIGGAYVTWQGAMGWDREDENHEGSTVFALVPDADNPRQGSLLRERGYAEIVPVVGQYHMDDENALVLTTEYETMSSVERFWFVSSSIRMRSSTVKRFGGFSTATFCTEFRIADASGEGLAKQAENVVQRAEYFSFFGG; via the coding sequence ATGGATGCAATGGAGTTTTTTCAGCTAAGTAGTGGTAAATGGCGATCGCAACGCACAACACACCACCTTGCTTTTAAGAGAACTGAAGCTGGAGAATCCGAAATCCAGGTTCAAGCTTTGGCTGCTGATGATCCTCAAGTAATCGCTATTTGCCAACTCCATGAGGTTGACCCTCAATTGGCAATTGGTGGTGCTTATGTCACCTGGCAAGGGGCAATGGGATGGGATAGAGAAGACGAAAACCATGAAGGTTCAACTGTATTTGCTCTAGTTCCTGATGCAGATAATCCCCGTCAAGGTTCACTGCTCAGAGAGCGTGGCTATGCGGAAATTGTCCCCGTGGTAGGGCAATATCACATGGATGATGAAAATGCTTTAGTTTTAACAACTGAATACGAAACGATGAGTTCGGTAGAAAGATTTTGGTTTGTTAGCTCTAGCATTCGGATGCGAAGCAGTACAGTGAAAAGATTTGGTGGTTTTAGTACAGCTACATTTTGTACTGAGTTCCGAATTGCAGATGCTTCTGGAGAAGGGCTGGCGAAGCAAGCCGAAAATGTAGTTCAACGTGCAGAATATTTCTCGTTCTTTGGTGGATAA
- a CDS encoding NblA/ycf18 family protein, whose product MTDIPMELNLEQKFNLKLYEEQIKDLSKEESQKFLLEVLRQLMVKDNMIKHLLKQV is encoded by the coding sequence ATGACGGATATCCCAATGGAGCTGAATTTAGAGCAGAAATTCAACCTCAAACTGTATGAAGAACAAATAAAGGATTTAAGCAAAGAAGAATCACAAAAGTTTCTTTTGGAAGTATTGCGGCAGTTAATGGTCAAAGACAATATGATCAAACATCTTCTTAAACAGGTCTAG
- a CDS encoding iron uptake porin produces MRKIHLIVWMVLLTLSATKASAKTIPSVSNNNPLNNITAVDQLSDVNAKSWKLQTLQSLIEQYNCASHDIDTNNQTLTRYEFAAKLNACIMQINELINQEKITTIDRETLSAIQTLKSEFAAELLTFRNRVTLLDNKVATLQAQQFSPQVELEGEIIFAVTGIAGGRKANSKTKPINENLVLSDRVRLSLETSFTGKDKLQIRLQGRNTPELADFTDTKMANLGFDGDDDNELEIDEIDYKFTLSKQTRLTFYALGGGLGDFVPSVNPLFSGSGDGSISTFGRENPIRRQGGGAGVGISHHLSDSVNLSLGYVTNNAANPETGVFASPYGAIAQLTLEPTKNTSLSLTYIHSYNNVKTGTGSELTNNPFDDQADAIIAHSFGAEAAWQINPTISLGGRVGVINATAKDLPTTPNATISTWALLLTLRDIGKEGSFAGFVLGQPPKVTHNSFGKAFEDKATSLHLEGFYHWQITDNVAITPGLFVITNPEHNNSNNNIYVGTFRTTFTF; encoded by the coding sequence GTGCGAAAAATTCACTTGATTGTTTGGATGGTTTTACTCACTTTGAGCGCGACTAAAGCAAGTGCAAAAACTATCCCATCTGTAAGCAATAATAATCCATTAAACAACATCACAGCAGTTGATCAATTGTCTGATGTGAATGCAAAAAGTTGGAAATTGCAAACACTGCAATCATTAATTGAACAATATAATTGTGCTAGTCATGATATCGATACAAACAATCAAACGCTGACTAGATATGAATTTGCTGCCAAACTCAATGCTTGCATCATGCAAATAAATGAGCTAATCAATCAGGAAAAAATCACGACAATTGACAGAGAAACATTAAGTGCAATTCAAACATTAAAATCAGAATTTGCCGCAGAATTGTTAACGTTTAGAAATCGTGTTACTCTCCTAGACAACAAGGTGGCTACTTTACAAGCACAACAATTTTCACCCCAAGTTGAGTTAGAGGGAGAGATTATCTTTGCTGTGACTGGAATTGCTGGTGGAAGGAAAGCCAACAGTAAAACCAAACCAATCAATGAGAATTTAGTATTAAGCGATCGCGTTCGTCTTAGTTTAGAAACTAGTTTTACAGGTAAAGACAAACTACAAATCCGCCTCCAAGGACGCAACACACCAGAATTAGCAGATTTTACCGATACTAAAATGGCTAATTTGGGATTTGATGGTGACGATGATAATGAGTTGGAAATCGATGAGATAGATTATAAATTCACCCTCAGCAAACAAACCCGCCTCACTTTTTACGCACTAGGAGGAGGTTTAGGTGATTTTGTCCCTAGTGTTAACCCTCTATTTAGCGGTAGCGGAGACGGTTCAATTTCTACCTTTGGACGAGAAAATCCGATTCGCCGTCAAGGTGGTGGTGCGGGTGTGGGTATTTCTCATCATTTAAGTGACTCCGTGAATTTATCATTGGGATATGTCACTAATAATGCAGCTAATCCAGAGACGGGAGTTTTTGCTAGTCCTTATGGCGCGATCGCTCAACTCACCCTCGAACCTACCAAAAACACATCACTTAGTCTTACCTACATCCATTCTTACAATAATGTAAAGACTGGAACTGGCAGCGAATTAACTAACAATCCTTTTGATGATCAGGCGGATGCAATTATAGCTCATTCCTTTGGTGCAGAAGCAGCTTGGCAAATTAACCCAACTATCAGTCTCGGTGGGCGAGTTGGTGTGATTAATGCCACAGCTAAAGATTTACCGACAACTCCCAATGCGACTATCTCCACATGGGCGTTACTTCTAACTCTTAGAGATATAGGAAAAGAAGGAAGTTTTGCCGGATTTGTGCTTGGTCAACCGCCGAAAGTAACTCATAATAGTTTCGGTAAAGCCTTTGAAGATAAAGCTACATCTTTACATCTCGAAGGTTTTTATCATTGGCAAATCACAGATAACGTGGCAATCACTCCAGGATTATTTGTTATCACAAATCCAGAACATAATAATAGTAATAACAACATTTACGTTGGCACATTTCGGACAACATTTACCTTCTAA
- a CDS encoding nucleoside deaminase, whose translation MDEFMQAAIQEAQQGRQEGGIPIGSVLVKDGKMIGKGHNKRVQDGDPVTHAEIDCLRNAGRIGSYRGTTLYSTLMPCYLCAGAVVQFGIKKVIAGESRTFPGAKEFMVSHGVEVIDLNLDECEQMMSDFITNNPELWNEDIGK comes from the coding sequence ATGGATGAATTTATGCAAGCTGCGATTCAAGAAGCACAACAAGGTAGACAAGAAGGGGGAATTCCCATCGGTTCTGTGCTTGTCAAAGATGGCAAGATGATCGGTAAAGGACACAACAAACGAGTGCAGGATGGTGATCCTGTCACCCATGCTGAAATTGATTGTCTCCGTAATGCTGGTAGAATTGGCAGCTACAGAGGTACAACATTATATTCCACTCTTATGCCTTGTTATTTATGTGCTGGGGCTGTGGTGCAATTTGGGATCAAAAAAGTCATCGCTGGAGAGTCTAGAACTTTCCCCGGCGCAAAAGAGTTTATGGTATCTCACGGTGTAGAAGTGATTGATTTAAATTTAGATGAATGTGAACAGATGATGAGTGATTTTATTACTAATAATCCTGAGTTATGGAATGAGGATATTGGGAAGTAA
- a CDS encoding class I SAM-dependent methyltransferase: protein MSDSQTISAAVAKLYNTYPFPPEPLLDEPPPGYNWRWNWLAAYNFCTGQKPTRQNVRILDAGCGTGVGTEYLVHLNPEASVVGIDLSSGALAVAKERCQKSGATGVEFHHLSLFDVEQLPGEFDLINCVGVLHHTPDPIRGIQALAKKLAPGGIMHIFVYGELGRWEIKLMQEAIALIQGDKRGDYTDGVAVGRKLFATLPEDNRLRKREQERWSWENQRDGYFADMYVHPQEIDYNVNTLFELIDASGLEFIGFSNPQIWNLERLIGQAPELIERAKSLSDRQLYRLIEVLDPSSITHYEFFLGRSPVIREDWTSDTKLLSAIPEPSPCIQGWQDSKQFFNHDYQVVNVTESAWQFLLACDGKQTTQEILQSVNASLDDVRSLQKQQIILLTPSEE, encoded by the coding sequence ATGTCAGATTCCCAAACCATTAGTGCAGCAGTTGCCAAACTCTACAATACCTATCCATTCCCGCCAGAACCTTTATTAGATGAACCACCTCCTGGTTATAACTGGCGATGGAATTGGTTAGCGGCGTATAACTTCTGCACTGGACAAAAACCTACTCGCCAAAATGTCCGCATTTTAGATGCAGGTTGTGGGACAGGGGTAGGAACAGAATATTTAGTACATCTCAATCCAGAAGCGTCTGTTGTCGGCATTGATTTGAGTTCAGGCGCGCTAGCAGTCGCTAAAGAACGTTGTCAAAAATCAGGAGCGACGGGGGTAGAATTTCATCACCTGAGTTTGTTTGATGTGGAACAACTTCCTGGTGAGTTTGATTTGATTAACTGTGTGGGAGTCTTGCATCATACACCTGATCCAATTCGGGGGATTCAAGCTTTAGCCAAGAAGTTAGCCCCTGGTGGGATTATGCACATTTTTGTGTATGGTGAGTTGGGACGCTGGGAAATTAAATTAATGCAAGAAGCGATCGCTCTTATTCAAGGAGATAAGCGGGGCGATTATACTGATGGTGTAGCCGTAGGACGAAAATTATTTGCAACGCTCCCAGAAGATAACCGCCTGCGGAAACGAGAACAAGAACGTTGGTCATGGGAAAATCAACGGGATGGCTACTTTGCTGATATGTATGTCCATCCCCAAGAAATTGATTACAACGTCAACACATTATTTGAATTGATTGATGCGTCAGGATTAGAGTTTATCGGTTTTTCTAATCCCCAAATTTGGAATTTAGAACGATTAATTGGTCAAGCACCAGAGTTAATTGAACGGGCAAAATCATTAAGCGATCGCCAATTATATCGCTTGATTGAAGTCCTAGATCCCTCATCCATCACCCACTACGAATTTTTCTTAGGACGTAGCCCCGTTATTAGAGAAGATTGGACATCAGATACTAAATTATTGTCGGCTATACCTGAGCCTAGTCCTTGTATTCAAGGATGGCAAGATAGCAAGCAATTTTTCAATCACGATTATCAAGTGGTGAATGTCACTGAGTCAGCATGGCAGTTTCTTTTAGCTTGTGATGGGAAACAGACCACACAGGAAATCTTACAATCAGTCAATGCTAGCTTAGATGATGTGCGATCGCTCCAGAAGCAGCAAATTATTCTTCTGACTCCGAGTGAGGAATAA
- the cpeA gene encoding C-phycoerythrin subunit alpha, producing MKSVVTTVIASADAAGRFPSTSDLESVQGSIQRAAARLEAAEKLAGNLDAVATEAYNACIKKYPYLNNAGEANSTDTFKAKCLRDIKHYLRLIQYSLVVGGTGPLDEWGIAGQREVYRALGLPTAPYVEALSFARNRGCAPRDMSAQALTEYNALLDYAINSLS from the coding sequence ATGAAATCAGTTGTTACCACCGTTATTGCATCTGCTGATGCTGCTGGTCGTTTCCCCAGCACCTCTGATTTAGAATCCGTACAAGGTTCTATCCAACGTGCTGCTGCTCGTTTGGAAGCTGCTGAAAAGCTAGCTGGAAACCTTGATGCAGTTGCAACCGAAGCTTACAACGCTTGCATCAAAAAATATCCTTACTTAAACAACGCTGGAGAAGCTAACTCCACCGACACATTCAAAGCTAAGTGCTTACGCGACATCAAACACTACCTCCGCCTCATTCAATACAGCTTGGTAGTTGGTGGTACAGGCCCATTGGATGAGTGGGGTATTGCTGGTCAACGTGAAGTTTATCGCGCTTTAGGCCTACCCACCGCTCCCTACGTTGAAGCTTTAAGCTTTGCTCGTAACCGTGGTTGCGCTCCTCGCGATATGTCTGCTCAAGCATTAACCGAGTACAATGCACTCCTCGACTACGCTATCAACTCTCTGTCATAA
- the cpeB gene encoding C-phycoerythrin subunit beta: MLDAFSRAVVSADASTSTVNDIAALRAFVASGNRRLDAVNAIASNASCMVSDAVAGMICENQGLIQAGGNCYPNRRMAACLRDAEIILRYVTYALLAGDASVLDDRCLNGLKETYAALGVPTTSTVRAVQIMKAQAVAHIQDTPSEARAGAKLRKMGTPVVEDRCASLVAEASSYFDRVISALS; this comes from the coding sequence ATGCTTGACGCTTTTTCTAGAGCTGTAGTTTCAGCAGATGCTAGCACCTCTACCGTAAATGATATTGCTGCATTGAGAGCTTTCGTTGCTAGCGGCAACAGACGCTTGGATGCTGTAAACGCAATTGCTAGCAACGCTAGCTGCATGGTTTCCGATGCTGTTGCTGGTATGATCTGCGAAAACCAAGGTCTAATCCAAGCTGGTGGTAACTGCTATCCTAACCGTCGTATGGCTGCTTGCTTACGCGATGCTGAAATCATCCTGCGCTATGTAACCTATGCGTTGCTAGCTGGTGATGCTTCCGTATTAGATGATCGTTGCTTGAACGGTTTGAAAGAAACCTACGCAGCTTTAGGCGTACCTACCACCTCTACAGTTCGCGCCGTTCAAATCATGAAGGCTCAAGCAGTTGCTCACATCCAAGACACCCCCAGCGAAGCTCGTGCAGGTGCTAAATTACGCAAAATGGGTACTCCCGTTGTAGAAGATCGTTGCGCTAGCTTGGTTGCTGAAGCTTCCAGCTACTTCGATCGCGTCATCTCTGCTTTGAGCTAA
- a CDS encoding HEAT repeat domain-containing protein produces the protein MTTEELFQQLKHPNPHLRDQAMWALAENPDATVIPRLMSILDEDDTTYRRAAVKALGAIGPDAVTPLVEALLNSENVTVRGSAAKALAQVAINHPDVPFAEAGVQGLKTALNDPNPVVHIAAVMALGEIGSPVVDVLIEALQTTDNPALGISLVNALASIGDPKAVDVLKSVIENESTDSYVRESATSALSRAEMTAKFQRGER, from the coding sequence ATGACTACAGAAGAACTATTTCAACAACTAAAACACCCCAACCCACACCTAAGAGATCAAGCAATGTGGGCGTTAGCTGAAAATCCAGACGCAACCGTCATTCCCAGATTAATGAGTATTCTGGATGAGGACGACACCACCTATAGACGGGCGGCTGTCAAAGCCTTGGGTGCGATCGGCCCTGATGCGGTAACTCCTTTAGTTGAGGCGTTGCTGAATAGTGAAAACGTGACTGTGCGGGGAAGTGCAGCTAAAGCATTGGCGCAAGTCGCTATTAATCATCCTGATGTTCCCTTTGCAGAAGCAGGTGTCCAAGGTTTAAAGACTGCTCTCAATGATCCTAATCCTGTAGTGCATATTGCGGCGGTGATGGCCTTGGGTGAAATCGGTTCTCCTGTTGTGGATGTTTTGATTGAAGCCTTGCAAACCACCGATAACCCAGCCTTGGGAATCTCTCTGGTAAATGCTTTAGCCTCCATTGGCGATCCTAAAGCGGTTGATGTGCTGAAATCCGTAATTGAGAATGAATCAACCGATTCTTATGTGCGTGAGTCTGCTACTAGTGCTTTGTCTCGCGCAGAAATGACAGCCAAGTTTCAACGGGGCGAGAGATAA
- a CDS encoding phycobilisome rod-core linker polypeptide, giving the protein MSIPLLEYAPSSQNQRVTAFEVPGDEQPRVYTTDNLPSSSEMDALIAAAYRQIFHEQQMLFSNRQIFLESQLRAGQITVKDFIRGLALSDSFRRLNYDSNNNYRFVEICVQRILGRRVYSDREKLAWSIVIATKGLSGFIDDLLNSEEYNSNFGDSTVPYQLRRVLPQRTRGELPFERTARYGTDYRDKLPASMRGYEPLNWQTFLRGSNKDVMQWIAATIIFLIASFYLMPIFNLLPQIGPY; this is encoded by the coding sequence ATGTCAATTCCCTTGTTGGAATATGCCCCTTCATCTCAAAATCAGCGCGTTACTGCCTTTGAAGTGCCTGGTGATGAACAGCCGAGAGTTTACACAACAGATAACTTGCCATCATCCAGTGAAATGGATGCTTTGATTGCGGCTGCATATCGGCAAATTTTCCATGAACAACAGATGTTGTTTAGTAATCGTCAAATCTTTTTAGAATCTCAACTTAGAGCCGGACAAATCACAGTTAAAGACTTTATTCGAGGATTAGCTTTATCTGATTCTTTCCGGCGACTCAATTACGATTCTAACAATAATTATCGCTTTGTAGAAATTTGTGTACAAAGGATTTTAGGACGTAGAGTTTATAGCGATCGCGAAAAACTGGCTTGGTCAATAGTCATTGCTACTAAAGGACTATCAGGTTTTATTGACGATCTACTCAACAGCGAAGAATATAACAGCAATTTTGGTGATTCTACAGTTCCCTATCAATTGCGTCGGGTCTTACCACAGCGAACCAGAGGAGAATTACCTTTTGAAAGAACGGCACGCTACGGTACAGATTACCGCGACAAATTGCCAGCTTCCATGAGAGGATATGAACCATTAAACTGGCAAACATTTTTACGTGGTTCTAACAAAGATGTCATGCAGTGGATAGCAGCCACCATCATCTTTTTAATAGCCTCCTTCTACTTAATGCCCATCTTTAATTTATTACCCCAAATTGGGCCATACTAG